The following proteins are encoded in a genomic region of Dyadobacter sp. UC 10:
- a CDS encoding FG-GAP-like repeat-containing protein: protein MKKFYLFTFFCTRFLFSANAQNINYTPLHDNSIFNRNIAANAIVGGTNGQGSVSQSGAAAYLISLSPPPGTNGVQPNIAIEYSSSGRNGLVGSGWGISGLSAITRVSANLHYDDAVRPVRLTSEDRFALDEQRLMLKSGSYGSDNSTYGPEMEDFSTIKAKGTQGAGPLYFEVLTKEGVLMEYGKTADARFMDITDTHVLFWRLNKVTNPDGNYIEYKYINTDRDPRIDEINFTGNAAAGLLPYNKIKFAYKVRADINTIYQAGSPVTSKYLLDKITLTAESAAFVKSYQFNYGHDDINSYLKEVIETGQDGVSSLNATVFKYGDPPVPFSKDPGPVLPNPQVDFLSSDFDGNGKSDLVLAHYTPYQLNTPWGLVIDKKYTAFNVYRDGDKNKATGLINLDPGTQIKTNAYQPGGYSFLRADFTGDGLDDMLTAAVNTVGNREVIGNIKVYKSKLSPGGQLSDALQFTSTTITRNTYLHIPESRNYILNGDFDGDGKQDLFTLLEKLNADNSSAGFEAVLTKLDGNLNPANLKMIRDTDNSNVANTWATARRIFIIDFEGDGKDDIMTVAGNLCEIHTCVNLAGGNSYFKTIFSSSTLMKSIDQMILPGDYNGDGKTDLLYQQYADGLQNFLPWFKAISTGTNFEKLPFAIASSSGVIVDKDILHAADFNGDGRTDLYHQYKHSQNNPSKADIYYSTNNGSYNQSFTPNVDATYGLTTVPFDLNGDGRTEILVREANTTNLSVISLKKGGREHLLEKVENGVGLVTSWQYKNMSEGAPFYVKGVVGATDYPFHSIQLPIYLVNKFDNKDDGYSGNSFIYEDGRLHRRGKGWIGFRKTHSFDFIAGYNTTTENEFNSTYYTAIPKQTTVNYNFDAPSVVVSKTILTNEIVVLPSKQFWFKTTGIHHTALGGVVTTTDNLFDAFGNITQSTVAKNGIETTVSNAIYQPFPGIVPNKPTSVTTTVTRIGQPAFVVTQALDYYPIGQLKSRTDFDGLAKSVKTEYTYFPLGNLKSTTITPSGPDVTGPRTSSHLYDPKGRYAQSNTDYLGQITSATYDPKWGVPLTETGENGLLTTFQYDVFGRSKKTIFPEGYQVDQTYQWNVSGNSVWYTDIVHPGKPDVKTFYDKLGREVQSQTEGFGGQQITQTQTYDFRGNIETATAPYKAGEPIVTETRKYDEFNRIYEISSSISPVGKLSLSYSYSSGNLITTKTRQGTLGNQVSTTTTDPTGKLIGASDEGGSLAYSYYSHGGLKDIKQAANTLIANEYDVNGRQTKLADLNAGVTSYLYNALGELVKQTTANGGISTMQYDLAGRLKSRIAPEGTTSYEYYPVNSGTSSNQIRKITGFAGNLEEYGYDNFGRLQTVKETVDATPHTTTFGYNIYGDVNSILYPSGFGTNHQYDANGYPTTIKNTANTITIFNNTGINGRGQVTNYSLGNGLSSVNEFIYGFAAKKQTAGKQNLNMDWEYGLALLKSRNDIIKGKTETFTYDNLDRLKQTDIGALSLVTNYSPNGNITSKTDAGTYSYDPSRINAVTRVTNPAPSPIPLVQQDITYTPFLQPEKITEASTTNVPFELTYTYGADYERIKSVLKQNGNMVNTRYYFGNYEKNITGAVIRHVHYINSAAGLSAIVVREGGADAYYYVYTDHLGSISTVTNNAGTVVAEQSFDAWGRRRNPATWAVLPPTAATALPNWLYRGYTGHEHLDNFGLINMNGRIYDPVVGRMLSPDNVVPDAGSTQGFNRYTYAMNNPLSYTDPDGQNPLLFGMKLGQFIGLGIGAIGGGIAGYKIAKNNGASNGEAIAAGFGGAIVGGALGYGLGSIKYGNLFGGGVVSPTSSVGNLSPILDPAQMYANSRASMLVNNLANVGINQLLQHQQLKDMTTKFNQQLRATNQFFRSMNKTFNDMPIDEVQRAGLKMKFFYEQVKTGGPYDLKNGEYSLGAIGSATIYRGQIFGPQDYGNFNFGVAAKAFGLPLTFSQMGAGAYQIYSGSAQWPWYESFFDDPRDFQMISKGYKIKWKN, encoded by the coding sequence ATGAAGAAGTTCTATTTGTTTACCTTTTTCTGCACACGCTTTCTTTTCTCAGCAAACGCGCAAAACATTAATTACACTCCGCTTCACGACAATTCCATTTTTAACAGGAATATTGCAGCGAACGCGATAGTGGGAGGTACAAATGGCCAGGGAAGCGTTTCGCAAAGTGGCGCTGCCGCCTATTTAATATCGCTTTCCCCGCCTCCGGGAACAAATGGCGTCCAGCCAAATATTGCGATTGAATATAGCTCGAGCGGCAGAAATGGTCTCGTTGGTTCGGGCTGGGGTATTTCGGGACTGAGCGCGATTACCCGCGTATCTGCCAACCTGCATTATGATGATGCAGTCAGACCGGTCAGGCTGACCTCTGAGGATCGCTTCGCACTTGATGAACAGCGACTGATGTTGAAATCAGGAAGTTATGGGTCGGACAACTCTACCTATGGGCCGGAAATGGAGGATTTCTCCACTATAAAGGCGAAGGGAACCCAGGGTGCGGGCCCGCTCTATTTTGAAGTTCTCACGAAAGAAGGAGTTTTAATGGAGTACGGGAAAACCGCAGACGCACGATTTATGGATATCACCGATACCCACGTACTGTTTTGGCGACTAAATAAAGTAACTAATCCCGACGGCAACTACATTGAATATAAATACATCAACACCGATCGTGATCCAAGGATAGACGAGATCAACTTCACCGGCAATGCAGCGGCCGGACTTTTACCTTATAACAAGATCAAGTTTGCATACAAAGTAAGAGCCGACATCAACACCATTTATCAGGCGGGATCCCCGGTGACAAGCAAATACCTGCTCGACAAGATTACCCTAACCGCGGAATCAGCAGCGTTTGTAAAAAGTTACCAGTTCAACTATGGCCACGATGATATTAATTCATACTTAAAAGAGGTCATCGAAACCGGGCAGGACGGTGTATCATCCCTCAACGCAACGGTTTTCAAATATGGTGATCCACCTGTGCCATTCAGCAAAGATCCCGGCCCTGTGCTTCCGAACCCGCAAGTCGATTTCCTTTCGAGTGATTTTGACGGCAACGGAAAATCCGACCTTGTACTCGCTCACTATACGCCGTATCAGCTAAATACACCATGGGGATTGGTGATTGACAAAAAATACACCGCATTTAATGTATACCGGGACGGGGACAAAAATAAAGCGACCGGACTTATCAACCTGGATCCGGGAACGCAGATCAAAACCAATGCTTATCAACCGGGTGGTTATTCATTTTTGCGAGCCGACTTTACCGGCGACGGACTTGACGATATGCTCACCGCGGCAGTCAATACTGTCGGCAACCGTGAGGTAATAGGCAACATTAAAGTCTACAAAAGCAAGCTTTCGCCCGGGGGACAACTTTCGGATGCACTGCAGTTTACATCCACTACTATTACACGAAATACCTACCTGCACATCCCTGAGTCGAGAAATTATATTTTAAACGGCGACTTCGACGGCGACGGCAAACAGGACCTGTTTACACTTTTGGAGAAGCTTAATGCGGATAATTCGTCTGCCGGATTCGAAGCCGTTTTGACCAAGCTCGACGGTAATCTGAATCCGGCGAATCTCAAAATGATCAGAGATACCGACAATTCCAATGTGGCAAATACCTGGGCCACTGCAAGGCGCATTTTCATCATCGATTTTGAAGGCGATGGCAAAGATGATATCATGACGGTTGCGGGTAACCTCTGTGAGATACATACCTGCGTCAATCTGGCTGGTGGCAATAGCTATTTCAAAACAATCTTTTCTTCTTCAACGCTGATGAAGTCCATCGACCAAATGATATTGCCCGGCGACTATAACGGCGATGGCAAAACCGATCTGCTGTACCAGCAATACGCCGACGGACTGCAAAATTTCCTACCCTGGTTCAAAGCCATTTCCACTGGGACAAATTTTGAGAAATTGCCTTTTGCGATAGCATCCTCCAGTGGCGTGATCGTAGATAAGGACATATTGCACGCTGCCGATTTCAATGGGGACGGCCGCACAGACCTTTACCATCAGTACAAACATTCACAAAACAATCCCTCCAAAGCGGACATCTATTATTCTACCAATAACGGAAGCTACAACCAGTCATTTACGCCGAATGTTGACGCAACCTACGGACTCACAACTGTGCCATTTGATCTCAACGGAGACGGCCGTACAGAGATCCTTGTCCGCGAAGCGAATACGACAAACCTCAGTGTTATTTCACTTAAGAAAGGAGGCAGGGAGCATTTGCTTGAAAAAGTAGAAAACGGCGTTGGGTTGGTAACTTCCTGGCAATACAAGAATATGTCGGAAGGCGCTCCATTTTATGTAAAAGGTGTTGTAGGTGCAACAGATTATCCGTTTCACAGTATTCAGCTGCCCATCTATCTTGTCAACAAGTTCGATAACAAGGACGATGGTTACAGCGGCAACTCTTTCATTTACGAAGATGGACGACTCCACCGGAGAGGTAAGGGCTGGATCGGTTTCAGGAAAACACATTCATTTGACTTTATCGCCGGATATAATACGACAACCGAGAATGAATTCAATTCGACCTATTATACAGCAATACCGAAACAAACTACCGTAAACTATAATTTTGACGCACCTTCGGTTGTAGTAAGTAAAACGATACTGACCAATGAGATTGTGGTACTACCTTCCAAACAGTTCTGGTTCAAAACAACCGGTATTCATCACACGGCATTGGGCGGAGTCGTAACCACAACAGACAATTTGTTCGATGCTTTCGGGAATATTACTCAAAGCACAGTAGCTAAAAACGGGATTGAAACGACCGTTTCTAATGCAATATATCAACCGTTTCCAGGCATTGTTCCCAATAAACCAACATCAGTCACCACGACCGTCACACGGATCGGCCAGCCTGCGTTTGTTGTAACACAGGCACTTGACTATTATCCGATCGGTCAGCTTAAATCAAGAACAGATTTTGACGGACTTGCAAAAAGCGTTAAAACAGAATACACTTATTTCCCGCTTGGTAACTTGAAGAGCACAACAATAACTCCCTCAGGGCCTGACGTCACCGGGCCGCGTACCAGCTCACATTTGTATGATCCAAAAGGGAGATATGCACAAAGCAACACCGACTATCTTGGACAGATCACGAGTGCTACATATGATCCGAAATGGGGAGTACCACTCACGGAAACCGGAGAGAATGGATTGCTCACCACTTTTCAGTATGATGTTTTCGGGAGAAGCAAAAAGACAATTTTCCCCGAAGGATACCAGGTCGACCAGACCTATCAATGGAACGTTTCCGGTAATTCGGTCTGGTATACCGATATCGTACACCCCGGCAAACCCGATGTAAAAACATTTTATGACAAACTAGGAAGAGAAGTTCAAAGCCAGACAGAGGGCTTTGGAGGACAACAAATAACGCAAACACAGACCTACGACTTTCGTGGTAATATTGAAACTGCGACAGCCCCTTACAAGGCCGGCGAGCCGATTGTTACGGAGACCAGGAAATATGATGAATTTAACCGCATCTATGAAATTTCGTCCAGCATATCGCCGGTTGGCAAGTTGAGTCTCTCCTATTCATATAGTTCCGGAAATTTGATTACCACAAAAACGCGTCAGGGAACACTTGGCAACCAGGTTTCGACGACTACAACCGACCCTACCGGCAAATTGATCGGGGCTTCGGACGAAGGCGGCTCGCTGGCTTATTCCTATTACAGTCATGGCGGTTTGAAGGATATTAAACAAGCTGCCAACACATTGATCGCGAATGAATATGATGTCAACGGTCGCCAGACCAAACTGGCAGACTTGAATGCTGGTGTAACCAGCTATTTGTATAACGCATTGGGAGAACTGGTTAAGCAAACCACGGCGAATGGCGGAATCAGCACGATGCAATATGATCTGGCGGGCAGACTTAAATCCCGCATTGCACCGGAAGGAACCACTTCTTATGAGTACTATCCCGTCAACTCAGGAACGTCTTCCAATCAGATCAGGAAAATAACCGGATTCGCCGGGAATCTTGAAGAATATGGCTACGACAATTTCGGGAGATTGCAGACAGTAAAAGAAACAGTTGACGCGACGCCGCACACAACAACTTTTGGCTACAATATTTATGGCGATGTGAACTCTATCCTGTACCCGTCAGGATTCGGAACAAACCATCAGTATGATGCAAATGGTTACCCGACAACCATCAAGAACACAGCCAATACTATCACGATTTTTAACAATACCGGAATAAACGGGCGCGGTCAGGTAACTAACTACTCGCTCGGCAATGGGCTTTCCTCCGTGAATGAGTTTATCTACGGATTCGCCGCGAAGAAGCAGACTGCAGGAAAGCAGAACCTGAACATGGACTGGGAATATGGGTTGGCACTCCTGAAAAGCCGCAACGATATCATCAAAGGCAAAACTGAGACTTTCACCTATGACAATCTCGACCGCCTTAAACAAACGGACATCGGCGCATTGAGTCTGGTGACCAATTATTCGCCAAATGGGAATATTACCAGCAAAACAGATGCGGGAACCTATTCCTACGATCCATCCAGGATCAATGCGGTGACGCGCGTCACTAATCCTGCACCGTCACCCATCCCGTTGGTGCAACAGGATATTACCTATACTCCCTTCCTGCAACCTGAAAAGATTACAGAAGCAAGTACTACGAACGTTCCATTTGAGCTTACGTATACGTACGGAGCCGATTATGAGCGTATAAAAAGCGTTCTGAAACAGAACGGGAACATGGTAAATACCCGCTACTATTTTGGAAATTACGAAAAAAATATCACCGGAGCCGTCATCAGGCATGTTCACTATATCAACAGTGCAGCCGGCCTGTCGGCGATAGTAGTCAGGGAAGGTGGAGCAGATGCATATTACTATGTTTATACAGATCACCTCGGTTCTATCAGTACTGTTACCAACAATGCCGGAACAGTTGTTGCCGAGCAAAGTTTCGACGCGTGGGGAAGAAGGCGGAACCCGGCCACCTGGGCAGTATTGCCACCGACAGCCGCCACTGCATTACCGAACTGGCTCTACCGTGGTTACACCGGCCACGAGCACCTCGATAACTTTGGGCTGATCAACATGAATGGCCGAATATACGATCCGGTAGTCGGTCGTATGCTAAGCCCCGACAATGTAGTGCCTGACGCTGGGAGTACGCAGGGATTCAATAGGTATACCTATGCTATGAATAACCCGCTGAGTTATACAGATCCGGATGGGCAAAATCCGTTGCTGTTTGGGATGAAACTCGGACAATTTATTGGTTTAGGTATAGGCGCAATAGGTGGTGGTATAGCTGGCTATAAAATTGCTAAAAATAACGGAGCTTCGAACGGTGAAGCGATCGCAGCAGGTTTTGGAGGCGCGATTGTAGGAGGAGCACTAGGGTATGGTTTGGGGAGTATCAAGTACGGAAATCTGTTTGGCGG
- the fbaA gene encoding class II fructose-bisphosphate aldolase, whose amino-acid sequence MSETTKRFAAGVVTGDGVSEIFRHANQNNYALPAVNVVGTNSVNAVLETAKSVNSPVIIQFSNGGAIFYAGKSLSNANQQAAIAGGISGAMHVHQMAELYGIPVILHTDHCAKKLLPWIDGLLEAGEKYFDQYGKPLYSSHMLDLSEEPLEENIETCAKYFERMAKIGMTLEIELGVTGGEEDGVDNTDVDSSKLYTQPEEVAFAYEELSKISPNFTIAAAFGNVHGVYKPGNVKLEPKILRNSQQFIQEKFGTAELPVNFVFHGGSGSSREEIREAIEYGAIKMNIDTDMQWSTWEGVLKYYKEKEGYLQTQLGNPDGPDSPNKKYYDPRVWLRKGEETMIARLKLAFEDLNAINQLG is encoded by the coding sequence ATGAGCGAAACCACTAAACGCTTTGCAGCCGGTGTTGTCACCGGAGATGGAGTAAGCGAAATCTTCCGTCACGCCAACCAGAACAATTACGCCCTTCCGGCAGTTAACGTAGTAGGAACCAATTCAGTGAATGCGGTTTTGGAAACTGCGAAATCGGTAAATAGCCCGGTTATCATTCAGTTTTCTAACGGAGGCGCTATATTTTACGCAGGAAAAAGTCTTTCTAATGCAAACCAGCAGGCAGCGATTGCAGGCGGTATTTCCGGCGCGATGCACGTGCATCAAATGGCGGAGCTTTACGGCATTCCCGTCATTTTGCACACCGATCACTGCGCGAAAAAATTGCTTCCCTGGATCGATGGATTGCTGGAAGCAGGCGAAAAATATTTTGACCAGTACGGAAAGCCACTTTACAGCTCCCACATGCTGGACCTTTCGGAAGAGCCACTCGAGGAGAATATCGAGACCTGCGCTAAATATTTCGAAAGAATGGCGAAAATCGGTATGACACTTGAAATCGAATTGGGTGTAACCGGCGGAGAAGAAGATGGTGTTGACAACACTGATGTTGACAGCTCGAAACTGTATACCCAGCCAGAGGAAGTTGCTTTCGCTTACGAAGAACTGTCTAAAATTTCACCAAACTTCACGATTGCAGCTGCGTTTGGAAACGTTCACGGCGTTTACAAGCCAGGTAATGTGAAACTGGAGCCGAAAATCCTTCGCAATTCGCAACAATTCATTCAAGAGAAATTCGGCACTGCCGAGTTGCCGGTTAACTTCGTATTCCACGGCGGATCAGGCTCTTCACGTGAAGAGATTCGTGAAGCGATTGAATATGGCGCGATCAAAATGAATATCGATACGGATATGCAATGGTCGACCTGGGAAGGTGTTTTGAAATATTACAAAGAAAAAGAAGGCTATCTGCAAACTCAATTGGGTAACCCGGACGGACCAGATTCCCCAAACAAAAAATACTACGATCCACGCGTTTGGCTTCGTAAAGGAGAAGAAACCATGATCGCAAGATTGAAACTGGCATTCGAAGACCTGAATGCAATCAATCAGCTGGGATAA
- a CDS encoding hemolysin family protein → MNTLSLGLTLFFFILAGYFGAVRSVLLDISMDRYSFRHEKIEEVTQTLYWRRILRMIRLLAVALGCFMAIVTIYPYLALQSGFQEILLVVGLFAGLAGIWMLCYTSWVKIGRSFPRILDLKAFPVRLGEWLMTPLYWVVEPFVKENILNASLRDDIISADDPDFDDHSIEERMFINALDFKDLRIRDCMIPRTEISAVNVNASIEDLRTAFLSSGHSKIIVHKESVDEVLGYCHALALFKKPKEISNIITPIMIVPEAMPARDLMLRFLEERRSLALVVDEFGGTSGLISVEDVVEQIFGEIQDEYDTTEDWTERQLDDHNYILSARHELDYLNEKYGWELPEGDYDTLAGMLIHFYGDLPDVNETVSIPPFSFQVVSMQDTRIELVKLTIEEKNKKSDKI, encoded by the coding sequence ATGAACACACTATCACTCGGCCTGACCCTGTTCTTCTTTATTCTCGCTGGCTATTTCGGCGCAGTACGCTCTGTACTGCTGGATATTTCGATGGACCGATATTCTTTCCGCCACGAAAAAATCGAGGAAGTTACCCAGACACTTTATTGGCGGCGTATCCTGCGCATGATCCGGCTTCTTGCTGTGGCACTCGGCTGTTTTATGGCAATCGTTACCATTTATCCCTATCTGGCGCTGCAATCGGGTTTTCAGGAAATTTTACTGGTGGTCGGACTTTTCGCGGGGCTGGCAGGTATCTGGATGTTGTGTTACACGAGTTGGGTGAAAATAGGCAGAAGCTTTCCGCGTATTCTTGATCTCAAAGCATTCCCCGTCAGGTTAGGGGAGTGGCTAATGACCCCGCTGTACTGGGTGGTGGAGCCTTTTGTAAAAGAAAATATCCTGAATGCCTCACTGCGCGACGATATCATCTCGGCCGACGATCCTGATTTTGATGATCACAGTATTGAGGAAAGAATGTTTATTAATGCGTTGGATTTTAAAGATTTACGTATTCGGGATTGTATGATTCCGCGAACGGAAATCTCTGCTGTGAATGTGAATGCGAGCATTGAGGACCTGCGGACCGCGTTTCTGTCGAGCGGGCACTCCAAGATCATTGTTCATAAGGAATCTGTTGACGAAGTTTTGGGCTACTGCCACGCCCTGGCGCTATTTAAAAAACCGAAAGAAATCAGCAACATCATTACGCCGATCATGATCGTGCCGGAAGCAATGCCCGCGCGGGATCTTATGCTGCGGTTTTTGGAAGAAAGAAGGAGCCTGGCATTGGTTGTGGATGAATTTGGAGGGACCTCTGGCTTGATCAGTGTGGAAGATGTGGTAGAGCAGATTTTTGGTGAGATCCAGGATGAATATGATACCACAGAAGACTGGACAGAACGCCAGCTGGACGATCACAATTACATACTTTCTGCCCGCCACGAACTCGATTATTTAAATGAAAAATATGGCTGGGAATTACCAGAAGGTGACTATGATACACTTGCCGGCATGCTGATCCATTTTTACGGCGACTTACCGGATGTGAACGAAACGGTCAGTATCCCGCCATTTTCGTTTCAGGTAGTGTCAATGCAGGATACCCGCATTGAGCTGGTGAAGCTGACGATTGAGGAAAAGAATAAAAAGAGCGATAAAATTTAG
- a CDS encoding ABC transporter ATP-binding protein, which yields MRISVEKLGKKFVKEWIIRNATFELLAGQTYTFVGPNGSGKSTLLQLLTGMVPASEGTIRYTDTDGKEVETDLWYKQLVIAAPYLELIEEFTLRELVEFHVKFKPLKNNLSVKDFEEIVQLTHAKDKVIRHFSSGMKQRVKLGLAFMSDVPIIFLDEPTTNLDVQGIQWYLDHVKDYTQNQLVLLGSNVKQEYEFCENIISVSAFK from the coding sequence GTGCGGATATCTGTTGAAAAACTGGGAAAGAAATTTGTAAAGGAGTGGATTATCCGCAATGCTACTTTCGAGCTCCTGGCCGGCCAGACCTACACCTTTGTGGGGCCAAACGGCAGTGGTAAATCCACCTTACTGCAACTGCTGACCGGCATGGTACCTGCCTCGGAAGGCACTATCCGATATACTGACACTGATGGGAAGGAAGTCGAAACCGACCTTTGGTATAAACAGCTTGTTATCGCGGCGCCTTATCTTGAATTGATCGAGGAGTTTACTTTGCGCGAACTGGTCGAATTTCATGTTAAGTTCAAGCCACTGAAAAACAACCTCTCGGTGAAGGATTTTGAGGAGATTGTTCAGCTTACCCACGCAAAAGATAAAGTGATCCGCCACTTTTCTTCCGGAATGAAGCAGCGGGTCAAGCTGGGACTTGCGTTTATGTCCGACGTGCCTATTATTTTTCTAGACGAACCTACTACAAATCTCGATGTCCAGGGCATTCAATGGTACCTGGATCATGTAAAGGACTACACTCAGAATCAACTTGTTTTGCTCGGTTCAAACGTAAAACAGGAATATGAATTTTGTGAAAATATCATCTCGGTTTCTGCGTTCAAATAG